From Cellulomonas dongxiuzhuiae, the proteins below share one genomic window:
- a CDS encoding carbamoyltransferase family protein, with translation MRVLGVNAIYHDPSAALVVDGEVVAAAEEERFSRRKHGKRPVPFSAWELPELSMRWCLERAGLTPADVDVVAYSFDPELSKSAEDLGLHDPWDHLRTTYAQNVGGFLRSALPGIEHARLHHVPHHVAHAASAALASPFPTSSVLVLDGRGERASHLAGRYEGGRIEVFTTQELPHSLGLLYESLTEHLGFLRSSDEYKVMALASYGRPRFLEQLREHVYATGDGGFVAEIPDWTRFASRRVDDGTWGGEHADLASSVQVRLEEVLVDLARWLHERTGDRVLTMAGGIALNCVANSRIWRESGFEEVWVQPAAGDAGTSLGAALQAAAELGEPVRPMPGADLGREWDDAQLAQWLRGARVPFTTPPPERFAQDVADVLAADGVVAWFDGRSEFGPRALGHRSLLAHPGHAENLERMNDVKGREQFRPVAPMVLLDRAPEIFSDGPLPSPYMLFVHRVADAWRDRIPAAVHVDGTARIQTVDPARQPRLGATIEAFADRTGLPVVINTSLNTAGRPMVDDPRDALELFGSAPVDLLVLGPHLVRRADVFAAAGSPRPAGGAVDDPPGDAARGGEGATA, from the coding sequence ATGCGGGTGCTCGGCGTCAACGCGATCTACCACGACCCCTCGGCCGCCCTCGTCGTGGACGGCGAGGTCGTCGCCGCCGCCGAGGAGGAGCGGTTCAGCCGCCGCAAGCACGGCAAGCGACCCGTGCCCTTCTCGGCGTGGGAGCTGCCGGAGCTGTCGATGCGGTGGTGCCTCGAGCGCGCGGGACTGACGCCGGCCGACGTGGACGTCGTCGCGTACTCGTTCGACCCCGAGCTGTCGAAGTCCGCGGAGGACCTGGGCCTGCACGACCCGTGGGACCACCTGCGCACGACGTACGCGCAGAACGTCGGCGGGTTCCTGCGCAGCGCGCTGCCCGGGATCGAGCACGCGCGCCTGCACCACGTGCCGCACCACGTCGCCCACGCGGCGTCGGCCGCGCTCGCCTCGCCGTTCCCGACGAGCAGCGTCCTGGTGCTCGACGGACGCGGAGAACGGGCCTCGCACCTGGCGGGACGCTACGAGGGCGGGCGGATCGAGGTCTTCACGACCCAGGAGCTGCCGCACTCGCTGGGGCTGCTGTACGAGTCGTTGACGGAGCACCTGGGCTTCCTGCGCTCGTCGGACGAGTACAAGGTCATGGCGCTCGCGTCCTACGGCCGCCCCCGGTTCCTCGAGCAGCTGCGCGAGCACGTGTACGCGACCGGGGACGGCGGGTTCGTCGCCGAGATCCCCGACTGGACGCGGTTCGCGAGCAGGCGCGTCGACGACGGCACGTGGGGCGGCGAGCACGCCGACCTCGCGTCGTCGGTGCAGGTGCGCCTGGAGGAGGTCCTGGTCGACCTCGCGCGGTGGCTGCACGAGCGCACCGGCGACCGCGTCCTGACGATGGCCGGGGGCATCGCGCTGAACTGCGTCGCGAACTCCCGCATCTGGCGCGAGAGCGGGTTCGAGGAGGTGTGGGTGCAGCCCGCCGCCGGGGACGCGGGCACGTCGCTGGGAGCGGCGCTCCAGGCGGCCGCGGAGCTCGGTGAGCCGGTGCGGCCCATGCCGGGTGCGGACCTGGGCCGCGAGTGGGACGACGCCCAGCTCGCGCAGTGGCTGCGCGGCGCCCGCGTGCCGTTCACGACCCCGCCGCCGGAGCGGTTCGCGCAGGACGTCGCCGACGTGCTGGCGGCGGACGGCGTCGTCGCGTGGTTCGACGGGCGCAGCGAGTTCGGCCCGCGCGCGCTGGGTCACCGCTCGCTGCTGGCGCACCCCGGGCACGCCGAGAACCTCGAGCGCATGAACGACGTCAAGGGGCGCGAGCAGTTCCGCCCGGTGGCGCCGATGGTGCTGCTGGACCGCGCGCCGGAGATCTTCTCCGACGGTCCGCTCCCGAGCCCGTACATGCTCTTCGTGCACCGGGTCGCCGATGCGTGGCGTGACCGGATCCCGGCTGCGGTGCACGTCGACGGCACCGCGCGCATCCAGACCGTCGACCCGGCGAGGCAGCCGCGTCTCGGCGCGACGATCGAGGCGTTCGCGGACCGCACGGGCTTGCCGGTCGTCATCAACACGAGCCTCAACACCGCGGGCCGGCCGATGGTCGACGACCCCCGCGACGCCCTCGAGCTGTTCGGCTCGGCTCCCGTCGACCTGCTGGTCCTCGGCCCCCACCTGGTGCGCCGGGCGGACGTCTTCGCAGCGGCCGGGAGCCCACGCCCGGCCGGCGGCGCGGTCGACGACCCGCCGGGTGACGCAGCCCGTGGCGGCGAGGGAGCGACGGCGTGA
- a CDS encoding ANTAR domain-containing protein — MEIIDGQVRHHASAWLEALVPTLANQARQAVDAHTSVVVRSGDDQRWVTATSAAAGRCDAAQDVAGGGPRALALIEDRDVVVDDVVTCARWPGWARACADAGVQSVAVVLGRHEHARVALSVHRDTPGGWPPHQLRRLSELADAIALLWLTALEVESVTRATEDSLAALGARAVIDQALGVIMAQNRCDADTAFDILRTASMHRNAKLRVVATEIVTRVSGRPPRVSPFQPRASTSPRAAGGARTSGPGSRADAASPPA; from the coding sequence ATGGAGATCATCGACGGGCAGGTCCGGCACCACGCGTCCGCATGGCTGGAGGCGCTCGTGCCGACACTGGCGAACCAGGCGCGGCAGGCGGTCGACGCTCACACGAGCGTCGTCGTCCGGTCGGGCGACGACCAGCGGTGGGTCACGGCCACGTCGGCGGCGGCAGGACGGTGCGACGCCGCGCAGGACGTCGCAGGTGGCGGACCACGGGCGCTCGCCCTGATCGAGGACCGTGACGTCGTCGTGGACGACGTCGTGACGTGCGCTCGGTGGCCCGGGTGGGCACGCGCCTGCGCGGACGCCGGCGTGCAGTCGGTGGCCGTGGTGCTGGGGCGGCACGAGCACGCCAGGGTCGCGCTCAGCGTCCACCGCGACACGCCGGGCGGTTGGCCGCCCCACCAGCTCCGTCGGCTGTCGGAGCTCGCGGACGCGATCGCCCTGCTGTGGCTCACGGCGCTCGAGGTCGAGTCGGTCACGCGCGCGACGGAGGACTCGCTGGCCGCGCTCGGTGCGCGCGCCGTGATCGACCAGGCTCTGGGCGTGATCATGGCCCAGAACCGCTGCGACGCCGACACCGCCTTCGACATCCTGCGGACGGCCTCGATGCACCGCAACGCGAAGCTCCGGGTCGTGGCGACGGAGATCGTGACGCGCGTGTCGGGACGTCCGCCCCGCGTGTCGCCGTTCCAGCCGCGAGCCAGCACGTCACCTCGTGCCGCCGGAGGCGCCCGCACGTCCGGGCCCGGGTCACGGGCCGACGCGGCGTCGCCGCCGGCCTAG
- a CDS encoding glycosyltransferase family 2 protein produces the protein MQSTLRPDGSGDGPEPPEDPRVTVVVASRDRRDDLLRTLGRHRARVILVDNGSTDGTVEAVRRAFPNVEVVELGRNLAAAGRTIGVRRATTPFVAFADDDSWWSPGSLAAAADALASAPAAGLVAVDVLVGAAERRDPFCDVLAASPLEGGGELLPGPRVLGFMACAAMVRRDAFLRAGGFDDVVRFPGEEERLAWDLTAQGAPPAYVAGPVVHHHPSPRRHDAAARRRAVARSRVLTGLLRLPRRDALVRVRQALVEDAATRRGALDAVRDLPGALRQRRVLPRHVLADIAQLDGSAPGAGDRPARGVAGSR, from the coding sequence GTGCAGAGCACGCTGCGTCCGGACGGCTCCGGCGACGGGCCCGAGCCGCCGGAGGACCCCCGGGTCACAGTCGTCGTGGCCAGCCGCGACCGTCGTGACGACCTGCTGCGGACCCTGGGACGGCACCGGGCGCGCGTGATCCTCGTCGACAACGGATCGACCGACGGCACCGTCGAGGCCGTGCGGCGCGCCTTCCCGAACGTGGAGGTCGTCGAGCTGGGCCGGAACCTCGCAGCGGCGGGCCGGACCATCGGCGTCCGGCGAGCGACGACACCGTTCGTCGCCTTCGCGGACGACGACTCGTGGTGGTCCCCCGGGTCGCTGGCCGCCGCCGCGGACGCGCTCGCGTCGGCACCGGCGGCGGGGCTGGTGGCGGTCGACGTCCTGGTCGGCGCCGCCGAACGCCGCGACCCCTTCTGCGACGTGCTCGCAGCCTCTCCGCTGGAGGGTGGCGGGGAGCTGTTGCCGGGACCCCGCGTGCTCGGGTTCATGGCCTGCGCCGCCATGGTGCGGCGTGACGCCTTCCTGCGCGCGGGCGGGTTCGACGACGTCGTGCGCTTCCCCGGCGAGGAGGAGCGGCTCGCCTGGGACCTGACGGCCCAGGGCGCACCCCCGGCCTACGTCGCCGGACCCGTGGTCCACCACCATCCCTCGCCGCGACGCCACGACGCCGCAGCACGCCGGCGGGCGGTGGCCCGGTCCCGGGTCCTGACGGGCCTGCTGCGGCTGCCCCGGCGGGACGCGCTGGTCCGGGTGCGGCAGGCGCTCGTCGAGGACGCCGCGACGCGCCGTGGCGCCCTCGACGCGGTGCGGGACCTGCCCGGCGCCCTGCGGCAGCGCCGTGTGCTGCCGCGGCACGTCCTCGCGGACATCGCGCAGCTCGACGGCAGCGCACCGGGCGCAGGGGACCGCCCCGCCCGCGGCGTCGCGGGATCCCGGTGA
- a CDS encoding PP2C family protein-serine/threonine phosphatase, translating to MTTEPHWRLMRIAHLRTRQTVDELWLRYVALGGSAGVVDLEAFLAGEADLPEVERDRVALAVNDHLNTLAGAARAPYSRTVRPPEPSTGLPAALVAMLRGTHLAPPEALPAVLSAAGGHLGVGVVAYLADDATEMLVPVPGDGGASRPPLRIDGTLPGRAFRRLQIETTVSDDGQARLWVPVIDGVERLGVLDVMTREPAELTDPQLHRQCWWWAHQLGHLVSSTTAYGDFLESLRVSRPRSAQAELVWRLLPPLTAGTDRVLVAGRIEPTHDIGGDVFDYALSADRAQFAVVDAMGQDLRAGFAAAAAVSAYRSARRSGAGLFEQVEAVHDAIAEGFHGDVLATGVVADLDLTTGRLRYLVAGHPAPLLFREGKVVKSLAAGRRPVLGLDLRDMTVGEENLQPDDTVVLYTDGVTDARDQERQEFGVARLVDTLQRGAAEHLPLPEVVRRVSQAIRKHQHGVLQDDATLLLVQWTTEGQDALDPEPAAPYPEPL from the coding sequence GTGACGACCGAGCCGCACTGGCGACTCATGCGCATCGCGCACCTGCGGACGCGCCAGACGGTCGACGAGCTGTGGCTGCGGTACGTCGCGCTGGGCGGCAGCGCGGGGGTGGTGGACCTCGAGGCGTTCCTCGCCGGCGAGGCGGACCTGCCCGAGGTCGAGCGCGACCGGGTCGCGCTGGCCGTCAACGACCACCTCAACACCCTCGCCGGTGCGGCCCGCGCACCGTACTCGCGCACCGTGCGCCCGCCCGAGCCCTCGACGGGGCTCCCGGCGGCGCTCGTCGCGATGCTCCGGGGCACCCACCTGGCGCCCCCGGAGGCGCTGCCTGCGGTCCTGTCCGCCGCAGGCGGTCACCTCGGCGTGGGCGTCGTGGCGTACCTCGCCGACGACGCCACGGAGATGCTCGTCCCCGTGCCCGGCGACGGCGGGGCGAGCCGGCCCCCGCTGCGCATCGACGGCACCCTGCCCGGCCGGGCGTTCCGCCGGCTGCAGATCGAGACGACCGTGTCGGACGACGGCCAGGCGCGCCTGTGGGTGCCCGTCATCGACGGCGTCGAGCGGCTCGGCGTCCTGGACGTCATGACGCGCGAGCCGGCGGAGCTCACCGACCCCCAGCTGCACCGACAGTGCTGGTGGTGGGCGCACCAGCTCGGTCATCTCGTCTCCTCGACGACCGCCTACGGCGACTTCCTCGAGTCGCTGCGCGTGAGCCGGCCCCGCAGCGCGCAGGCCGAGCTCGTGTGGCGCCTCCTGCCGCCGCTGACGGCCGGCACCGACCGTGTGCTCGTGGCCGGTCGCATCGAGCCGACGCACGACATCGGGGGCGACGTCTTCGACTACGCGCTGTCCGCCGACCGCGCGCAGTTCGCCGTGGTCGACGCCATGGGGCAGGACCTGCGAGCCGGGTTCGCTGCCGCGGCCGCGGTGTCGGCGTACCGCAGCGCCCGGCGCTCCGGTGCCGGGCTCTTCGAGCAGGTCGAGGCGGTCCACGACGCGATCGCCGAGGGGTTCCACGGCGACGTGCTCGCGACGGGCGTCGTCGCCGACCTCGACCTCACGACGGGGCGGCTCAGGTACCTGGTCGCCGGCCATCCCGCCCCCCTCCTCTTCCGGGAGGGGAAGGTCGTCAAGAGCCTCGCCGCGGGGCGCCGGCCGGTGCTCGGGCTGGACCTGCGCGACATGACGGTCGGCGAGGAGAACCTGCAGCCCGACGACACCGTGGTGCTGTACACCGACGGGGTCACCGACGCCCGCGACCAGGAGCGTCAGGAGTTCGGTGTGGCGCGGCTCGTCGACACGCTGCAGCGCGGTGCCGCCGAGCACCTCCCGCTGCCCGAGGTCGTCCGGCGGGTCTCCCAGGCGATCCGGAAGCACCAGCACGGCGTCCTCCAGGACGACGCGACGCTGCTGCTCGTGCAGTGGACGACCGAGGGCCAGGACGCGCTCGACCCCGAGCCGGCGGCGCCGTACCCCGAGCCGCTGTGA
- a CDS encoding aldehyde dehydrogenase family protein: MTTATAPAAAHPDVPTSVDRLDVHHLGGRPVAARGTREIVRVSPVDGRPAVVLVPADAHEVDAAVAGAHAARRTWRRTVPQERAAALRTAAAHVRARAEELGMLLTRDTGRLLTQSVASAHVAADILEETATTGLGATGRALAGDPLALDVVRREPHGVVAVITPWNDPFPAAAGLLAAALVTGNTVVHKPSERSPRAGFELARTIAEAFPGGVLEVVNGDGETGAALVADTRVALVAQVGSSATGRAIARAAGERGARVLRENGGKDALVVDAGVDAAWAARQIATGAFTNTGQLCTSVERVYLHQDVADAVLAALVAIAEEMRVGAPEEPGTELGPLVDGAQRDVVVRHVEEAVAAGARALVGGRPLDGPGAYYPPTVLDGCTADMAVMREETFGPVVAITRVPDFATALELADAGAYGLAATVLTPRLDHALLAAEQLDVGTVKINAVFGGAPGGSADPRRESGAGAGYGPDLLAAMTQLKTVHLEPAVTG; encoded by the coding sequence ATGACCACCGCGACCGCCCCGGCCGCCGCGCACCCCGACGTCCCGACCTCGGTCGACCGCCTCGACGTGCACCACCTCGGCGGCCGCCCGGTGGCAGCCCGTGGCACCCGCGAGATCGTGCGCGTGTCGCCCGTCGACGGCCGGCCCGCCGTGGTGCTGGTCCCCGCCGACGCGCACGAGGTCGACGCCGCCGTGGCGGGCGCCCACGCCGCGCGACGCACCTGGCGACGGACCGTGCCGCAGGAGCGGGCGGCCGCGCTGCGGACCGCCGCCGCGCACGTCCGGGCACGGGCCGAGGAGCTCGGCATGCTCCTCACCCGGGACACGGGCCGGCTGCTCACCCAGTCGGTCGCGTCCGCACACGTGGCGGCCGACATCCTCGAGGAGACGGCGACCACCGGCCTGGGGGCGACAGGTCGCGCGCTCGCGGGCGACCCGCTCGCGCTGGACGTCGTGCGCCGCGAGCCGCACGGCGTCGTCGCAGTCATCACGCCCTGGAACGACCCGTTCCCGGCGGCGGCAGGCCTGCTCGCCGCCGCGCTGGTGACGGGCAACACCGTCGTGCACAAGCCGTCCGAGCGCAGCCCGCGTGCGGGCTTCGAGCTCGCGCGGACGATCGCCGAGGCGTTCCCGGGCGGCGTCCTCGAGGTCGTCAACGGTGACGGGGAGACGGGCGCGGCGCTCGTCGCGGACACCCGTGTGGCCCTCGTCGCCCAGGTCGGCAGCAGCGCGACCGGTCGAGCCATCGCCCGCGCGGCGGGGGAGCGGGGCGCGCGCGTGCTGCGGGAGAACGGTGGCAAGGACGCGCTGGTCGTGGACGCGGGCGTCGACGCGGCGTGGGCGGCGCGGCAGATCGCCACGGGGGCGTTCACGAACACAGGGCAGCTGTGCACGTCGGTCGAGCGGGTGTACCTCCACCAGGACGTCGCCGACGCGGTCCTCGCGGCGCTGGTCGCGATCGCCGAGGAGATGCGGGTGGGAGCGCCCGAGGAGCCCGGGACCGAGCTCGGTCCGCTGGTCGACGGGGCGCAGCGCGACGTCGTCGTGCGGCACGTCGAGGAGGCCGTGGCCGCCGGCGCGCGTGCGCTCGTCGGCGGTCGGCCGCTCGACGGCCCTGGCGCGTACTACCCGCCGACGGTCCTGGACGGCTGCACGGCGGACATGGCGGTCATGCGCGAGGAGACCTTCGGTCCGGTGGTGGCGATCACGCGCGTACCGGACTTCGCCACCGCGCTCGAGCTGGCCGACGCCGGCGCCTACGGGCTCGCCGCGACCGTGCTCACGCCGCGGCTGGACCACGCGCTGCTCGCGGCCGAGCAGCTCGACGTCGGGACCGTGAAGATCAACGCGGTGTTCGGCGGCGCGCCCGGCGGCTCGGCCGACCCGCGGCGCGAGTCCGGCGCGGGCGCCGGCTACGGTCCCGACCTGCTGGCGGCGATGACGCAGCTCAAGACCGTGCACCTCGAGCCCGCGGTCACCGGCTGA
- a CDS encoding aminotransferase class IV, with product MDLAIWAGGRLHAPDEPVLTAVDHGLTVGDGVFETCAVHRGAAFALTRHLARLEASAHGLGLPPLPMDEVREGVRAVLRAAGEHAGRLRITVTGGPGPLGSHRYPDDEVRPTVVVVAGPATVSDVARAVRVPWVRNERSPLAGLKTTSYGENVVALARARERGADEALLADTRGRLSEGTGSNVFVELGGELLTPSLETGALAGVTRALLLLWGAEAGLPVREARPDELAWEVLDDVVAGRAHLALTGSVRNVTPVVRLDDHDVAAGPLSREARRLFLARLDDDVDP from the coding sequence GTGGACCTTGCGATCTGGGCCGGCGGACGGCTGCACGCGCCCGACGAGCCGGTGCTCACCGCCGTCGACCACGGGCTCACCGTGGGTGACGGGGTGTTCGAGACCTGCGCCGTGCACCGCGGTGCCGCCTTCGCGCTCACGCGCCACCTCGCTCGCCTCGAGGCGTCGGCCCACGGGCTCGGCCTGCCGCCCCTGCCGATGGACGAGGTGCGCGAGGGCGTCCGCGCGGTGCTCCGGGCCGCGGGCGAGCACGCGGGACGCCTCCGCATCACCGTCACGGGCGGACCGGGCCCCCTGGGCTCGCACCGCTACCCGGACGACGAGGTGCGCCCCACGGTGGTCGTCGTGGCAGGTCCTGCCACGGTGTCCGACGTCGCGCGTGCCGTGCGCGTCCCGTGGGTGCGCAACGAGCGCTCGCCGCTCGCGGGGCTCAAGACCACGTCGTACGGCGAGAACGTCGTCGCGCTCGCACGGGCGCGTGAGCGCGGTGCCGACGAGGCACTGCTGGCCGACACCCGCGGACGCCTGAGCGAGGGGACCGGGTCCAACGTCTTCGTCGAGCTCGGCGGCGAGCTGCTCACGCCGTCCCTCGAGACCGGGGCGCTCGCGGGCGTCACACGTGCCCTGCTGCTGCTGTGGGGCGCCGAGGCGGGTCTCCCGGTGCGCGAGGCGCGGCCGGACGAGCTGGCGTGGGAGGTGCTCGACGACGTCGTCGCGGGCCGCGCCCACCTCGCGCTGACGGGATCGGTCCGCAACGTCACGCCCGTCGTGCGCCTCGACGACCACGACGTCGCGGCCGGTCCGCTGTCCCGGGAGGCCCGGCGGCTGTTCCTCGCGCGGCTGGACGACGACGTCGACCCCTGA
- a CDS encoding SsgA family sporulation/cell division regulator, giving the protein MADTSYDVIEVVAMQLIGSDATVIPVSAEMCFRTTDPYTVRAVFTGAHTMSTWLLGRELLAQGVHAVADAPAGTGDVQVWRDDDPDYTLVSLSGVEGSALLAAPTEPLLRFIAATEALVPIGSESDKMEGEITALIAALLTA; this is encoded by the coding sequence ATGGCGGATACGTCGTACGACGTCATCGAGGTCGTTGCCATGCAGCTCATCGGGTCCGACGCGACCGTCATCCCGGTGTCGGCAGAGATGTGCTTCCGCACCACCGACCCGTACACGGTGCGCGCCGTCTTCACCGGCGCCCACACGATGTCGACCTGGCTCCTCGGCCGCGAGCTGCTGGCCCAGGGCGTGCACGCGGTCGCCGACGCACCGGCCGGCACGGGCGACGTGCAGGTGTGGCGCGACGACGACCCCGACTACACCCTCGTGTCGCTCTCCGGCGTGGAGGGCAGCGCGCTGCTCGCGGCGCCGACGGAGCCTCTCCTGCGGTTCATCGCCGCGACCGAGGCGCTCGTGCCCATCGGCAGCGAGTCGGACAAGATGGAGGGCGAGATCACCGCGCTCATCGCGGCTCTCCTCACCGCCTGA
- a CDS encoding GAF and ANTAR domain-containing protein: MTAGSSLEHVVARASGLMLAGRTVDGVLRLLTSTAVQAVPSAYGAGITLVGDDGVSATTAGTDRLVENADGLQYELAEGPCLTAWLTRRVVRVDDAAAETRWPRWASAVVGLGLHAVLSAPVVAGDTAFGAIKLYSRDAGAFTDHDETTLGLFAAQTALLVAGARSSRQAGRLGGDVQALLARRDALQQAIGLLMGRDRVTEQAALGHLASVAERERLSVHDIASRALTEHARRVVVRP; encoded by the coding sequence ATGACGGCGGGATCCTCGTTGGAGCACGTGGTGGCCCGGGCCTCCGGGCTGATGCTGGCGGGCCGGACGGTGGACGGGGTGCTGCGGCTGCTGACGTCGACGGCCGTGCAGGCCGTGCCGTCGGCGTACGGGGCGGGGATCACGCTGGTCGGGGACGACGGCGTCTCGGCCACCACGGCGGGGACCGACCGGCTCGTCGAGAATGCCGACGGGTTGCAGTACGAGCTGGCGGAGGGGCCCTGCCTCACCGCGTGGCTGACGCGTCGCGTCGTGCGGGTCGACGACGCCGCGGCGGAGACCCGCTGGCCCCGGTGGGCGTCCGCGGTGGTCGGTCTCGGGCTGCACGCCGTGCTCAGCGCACCCGTCGTCGCAGGGGACACCGCGTTCGGTGCCATCAAGCTGTACTCGCGGGACGCCGGGGCGTTCACCGACCACGACGAGACGACGCTCGGCCTGTTCGCCGCGCAGACCGCGCTCCTGGTCGCGGGTGCGCGGTCGTCCCGCCAGGCAGGACGGCTCGGCGGCGACGTGCAGGCGCTGCTCGCCCGGCGCGACGCGCTGCAGCAGGCCATCGGGCTGCTCATGGGGCGGGACCGCGTCACCGAGCAGGCCGCCCTCGGGCACCTCGCGTCCGTCGCCGAGCGCGAGCGCCTCAGCGTCCACGACATCGCCTCGCGCGCGCTGACGGAGCACGCCCGCCGGGTGGTCGTCCGGCCGTGA
- a CDS encoding glycosyltransferase family 2 protein, producing the protein MDPHATAVAVTRGAGRGVVVSVVVPARDDAEHLAVCLALLACQTRAPDEVVVVDNASRDATADVARRHGARVLHEPRVGIPAAVATGYDAARGDVILRLDADSRPGPDWVAHALDVLRDPDVDAVSGWGRFDLPGPWGGLLALTYLGSYYALGELAAGHPVLWGSSAALRAGAWQRVRGEVTRTGDVHDDLDLAMALGPGARVVVDRTWRVGVSARSVRPGRQWFRRFGRAYRTLRRQWQVAPPWERWWVRLRG; encoded by the coding sequence GTGGACCCCCACGCCACCGCTGTGGCGGTGACCCGCGGCGCCGGGCGCGGTGTCGTCGTCTCGGTCGTCGTCCCGGCCCGGGACGACGCCGAGCACCTCGCCGTGTGCCTCGCGCTCCTCGCCTGCCAGACGCGCGCGCCCGACGAGGTGGTGGTCGTCGACAACGCGTCGCGGGACGCCACGGCCGACGTCGCACGACGTCACGGTGCCCGGGTCCTCCACGAGCCGCGCGTCGGCATCCCCGCAGCGGTGGCGACCGGCTACGACGCCGCACGCGGCGACGTGATCCTGCGCCTGGACGCCGACTCCCGGCCCGGGCCCGACTGGGTCGCCCACGCGCTGGACGTGCTGCGCGACCCCGACGTCGACGCCGTCAGCGGATGGGGTCGGTTCGACCTGCCGGGACCGTGGGGCGGGCTGCTCGCCCTGACCTACCTCGGGTCCTACTACGCCCTCGGTGAGCTCGCCGCCGGGCACCCGGTGCTGTGGGGCTCGTCGGCCGCGCTGCGCGCCGGTGCCTGGCAGCGGGTCCGCGGCGAGGTGACCCGGACGGGCGACGTGCACGACGACCTCGACCTCGCGATGGCGCTCGGGCCGGGCGCTCGGGTCGTCGTGGACCGGACCTGGCGCGTCGGGGTCTCCGCCCGGTCGGTGCGCCCGGGGCGGCAGTGGTTCCGCCGGTTCGGGCGCGCGTACCGCACGCTGCGGCGGCAGTGGCAGGTGGCGCCGCCCTGGGAGCGGTGGTGGGTGCGCCTGCGGGGATGA